A section of the Actinomycetes bacterium genome encodes:
- a CDS encoding recombinase family protein translates to MNGEHKITSSHRERAALVYLRQSSMAQVREHTESTKSQYALADKAAALGWPRTSIEVIDTDLGISGKWGVARAGFTELVTRVCSGDVGAIFGIEITRLARSNADVARLAEFARITGTLLIDPDGVYDPADVNDRVLLGFKGTMGEMELHVMAQRLHANKRAAAERGELRTPLPVGYVHDDAGDVVIDPDAEVQAAIRDVFAAFAACGSAYGVVAAFKDRKFPLRAYGGAWAGQLRWGRLTHARVIGVLKNPCYAGAYVHGRYGSRRTVEPDGTVRSGLVERPRTQWPVLIKDHHEGYITWAGYLANEARLAANRTNAGARPPREGCALCQGIITCGSCGKPMRTNYHTDARPSYECSSRADRLTTPTCRSVAAATVDDAVARVLLDALTPEQVALALSAADEVAGRHQRVSRAAELAAERARYEADRAERAFHQVEPENRLVARSLEARWETRLAALAEAEQALEAAADALPPLPGRAELEKLAADLPGLWHAPATSNKGRKRLLRTLIADVTLLPEPDQAKVRIGICWHTGATDELSVARAIHPGTARRSPSQAVEMVRRLGSVTPTAELAAELNTAGLVTGNGRPFDVKAVQWIRHAYNIPAPPPYAASEISVAEAARRLGCSAGVIYYWIESAQLDARRGPGNRLCITWNDQAETACRRRIAESGHLNPAARRTRPRRAAG, encoded by the coding sequence ATGAACGGCGAGCACAAGATCACGAGCAGTCACCGGGAACGGGCAGCGCTGGTCTATCTTCGCCAGTCCTCGATGGCGCAGGTCCGCGAGCACACCGAGTCGACCAAGAGCCAGTACGCCCTGGCGGACAAGGCGGCCGCGCTGGGCTGGCCGCGCACCTCGATCGAGGTGATCGACACCGACCTGGGGATCTCCGGCAAGTGGGGGGTGGCCCGGGCAGGGTTCACCGAGCTGGTCACCAGGGTCTGCTCCGGCGATGTCGGTGCGATCTTCGGGATCGAGATCACCCGGCTGGCCCGATCCAACGCCGACGTGGCCCGGCTGGCCGAATTCGCCCGGATCACCGGCACGCTGCTGATCGACCCCGACGGCGTCTACGACCCCGCCGATGTGAACGACCGCGTCCTTTTGGGCTTCAAGGGCACCATGGGCGAGATGGAACTGCACGTGATGGCACAGCGGCTGCACGCGAACAAGCGGGCCGCGGCCGAACGCGGCGAGCTGCGCACCCCGCTGCCGGTCGGCTATGTCCACGACGACGCCGGGGATGTGGTGATCGACCCCGATGCCGAGGTCCAGGCCGCCATCCGCGATGTGTTCGCTGCGTTTGCTGCATGCGGGTCGGCCTACGGAGTTGTCGCGGCCTTCAAGGACCGCAAGTTCCCGCTGCGTGCTTACGGCGGGGCGTGGGCCGGGCAGCTGCGCTGGGGGCGGCTCACCCACGCACGGGTGATCGGGGTCTTGAAGAATCCCTGTTACGCCGGGGCCTACGTGCACGGGCGGTATGGCTCGCGCCGCACCGTGGAACCGGACGGCACGGTGCGCAGCGGGCTGGTCGAGCGGCCCCGCACCCAGTGGCCGGTGCTGATCAAAGACCACCACGAGGGATACATCACCTGGGCTGGCTATCTCGCGAACGAGGCCAGGCTGGCGGCCAACCGCACCAACGCGGGAGCCCGGCCGCCGCGGGAGGGCTGCGCGCTGTGTCAGGGGATCATCACCTGCGGGTCCTGCGGCAAGCCGATGCGCACCAATTATCACACCGATGCCCGGCCCTCCTATGAGTGCTCCTCCCGCGCCGACCGGCTGACCACGCCCACCTGCAGGTCGGTGGCCGCGGCCACCGTGGATGACGCGGTCGCGCGCGTGCTGCTGGACGCGCTCACCCCCGAGCAGGTCGCCCTCGCGCTGTCAGCAGCCGATGAGGTGGCCGGCCGGCACCAGCGGGTCAGCCGCGCGGCCGAGCTGGCCGCCGAGCGCGCCCGCTACGAGGCAGACCGGGCCGAACGCGCCTTCCACCAGGTGGAGCCGGAGAACCGGCTGGTCGCCCGCAGCCTGGAAGCCCGCTGGGAGACCAGGCTCGCCGCGCTCGCCGAGGCTGAGCAGGCGCTGGAAGCCGCCGCCGACGCGCTGCCGCCGCTGCCCGGCCGGGCTGAGCTGGAGAAGCTCGCCGCCGACCTGCCCGGGCTGTGGCACGCCCCGGCAACCAGTAACAAGGGCCGCAAGCGGCTGCTGCGCACACTGATCGCCGACGTCACCTTGCTGCCCGAACCCGACCAGGCCAAGGTCCGGATCGGGATCTGCTGGCACACCGGCGCCACCGACGAGCTGAGCGTGGCCCGGGCCATCCATCCCGGCACCGCCAGGCGCAGCCCGTCCCAGGCCGTCGAGATGGTCCGCCGGCTCGGCTCGGTCACGCCCACCGCCGAGCTGGCAGCCGAACTGAACACAGCCGGGCTGGTCACCGGGAACGGCCGGCCGTTCGACGTCAAGGCCGTGCAGTGGATCCGCCACGCCTACAACATCCCGGCCCCGCCGCCGTATGCGGCCAGCGAGATCAGCGTCGCCGAGGCCGCCCGCCGCCTCGGCTGCAGCGCCGGCGTCATCTACTACTGGATCGAGTCCGCCCAGCTCGACGCGCGGCGCGGTCCTGGCAACCGGCTCTGCATCACCTGGAACGACCAGGCCGAGACCGCCTGCCGGCGCCGCATCGCCGAATCCGGGCACCTCAACCCGGCCGCCCGCCGCACCAGGCCACGCCGGGCCGCCGGATAG
- a CDS encoding DUF6788 family protein: MNTHKRDLRGLSTRQLLSRRRAAAARLGDVEQVLTGVLTEQARRCGRPGCRCAAGEPHGPYAYLTPRPAGRGRARYVPAALAGVVRRYLRRGERAEAVLAEISAINAELLARRELQ, encoded by the coding sequence ATGAATACACACAAGCGCGATCTCCGGGGCCTGTCCACCCGGCAGCTGCTGTCCCGCCGCCGCGCGGCGGCGGCCCGGCTCGGCGACGTGGAACAGGTGCTGACCGGTGTCCTGACCGAGCAGGCGCGCCGGTGCGGCAGGCCCGGCTGCCGGTGCGCGGCCGGCGAGCCGCACGGCCCGTATGCCTACCTCACCCCACGCCCGGCCGGCCGTGGCCGGGCGCGGTATGTGCCGGCCGCGCTGGCCGGGGTGGTGCGCCGCTACCTGCGCCGGGGCGAGCGGGCCGAGGCGGTGCTGGCGGAGATCTCGGCGATCAACGCCGAGCTGCTGGCCCGCAGAGAACTGCAGTAG